CGGCAGCAGGAGCTGATCCGGGCCTACTACCTGGAGGACCACTCGCTGGCGGAGATCGCCGACGCCGACGGCGTGAGCCGGCAGGCGGTCCACGAGCTGATCCGCCGGTCCGAGGCCGCCCTGCAGGAGTACGAGCAGCGGCTGGGCTTTGTCGCCGAGCATCAGCGGCGCCTCAGGCTGCTGGACGAACTGCAGGAGGCGCTGGACCGGGCCGACCTCAGCGCCGCCCGCCGCGCCCTGGCGGCCCTGCGGGCGGAGGCGTGAGCCCGTTGATCGACACCTTCCATACGGAGAGGGTGACCATCCCTTGTTTGAATCGCTGCAGGAACGGCTTCAGGAGGCCTTCAAGCGGCTCCGGGGCAAGGGGAAGCTCACGGAGTCGGACGTGAACGAGGCTCTGCGCGAGGTGCGGCTGGCGCTCCTGGAGGCCGACGTCAACTTCAAGGTCGTCAAGTCGTTCATCGCCCGGGTGAAGGAGCGTGCCGTGGGGCAGGAGATCCTGGAGAGCCTGAACCCGGCCCAGATGGTGATCAAGATCGTCTACGAGGAACTGGTCGCCCTGATGGGCGGGGAGAGCGTCGGCCTCAACATGGCCGACCGGCCGCCGACCATCATCATGCTGTGCGGCCTCCAGGGCGCCGGCAAGACGACCCACGCGGCCAAGCTGGCGTTGAAGCTGAAGAAGGAGGGGAAGAAGCCCCTCCTGGTCGCGGCCGACGTCTACCGGCCGGCCGCCATCAAGCAGCTGGAGGTCCTCGGCGAGCAGGTGGGGGTGCCGGTCTACAGCGAGGGCGATCAGGCGAGCCCGGTGGACATCGCGCAGCACGCCGTCGCGTACGCGGCGGAGGAGCGGCGGGATGTGATCATCGTCGACACCGCCGGCCGGCTGACCATCGACGAGGAGCTCATGGAAGAACTCCAGCAGATCAAGGCGCGCATCCAGCCCCACGACACGCTGCTGGTCCTGGACGCGATGATCGGCCAGGACGCCGTGACCACCGCCGAGCACTTCCACACCAAGCTGGGGATCGACGGCGTCATCCTGACCAAGCTGGACGGCGACACCCGCGGCGGCGCCGCACTGTCGGTCCGCGAGGTGACCGGGCGGCCGATCAAGTTCGTGGGCGTGGGGGAGAAGCTGGACGCCCTGGAGCCCTTCTATCCGGATCGGCTGGCTTCCCGGATCCTGGGCATGGGCGACGTGCTCACGCTCATCGAGAAGGCCCAGGAGCAGGTGGACCGGAAGCAGGCCGAAGAGATGGCCCGGAAGATGCTGAAGGCCCAGTTCGACTTCGAGGACTTCCTGGAGCAGCTCCGCGCCCTGCAGCGGATGGGCCCGCTGCAGGACATCCTGAAGATGCTCCCCGGCGTCGGGGCGCAGCTCAAGGACATCAACATCGATGAGAAGGAACTGAAGCACATCGAGGCGATCATCCTCTCGATGACGCCGAAGGAACGGCGCAACCCGGACATCATCAACGTCCGGCGGCGGGAGCGGATCGCCAGGGGCTCGGGCCGGCCCATCGCCGAGGTGCACCGGCTGATCAAGCAGTTCGAGCAGACCCGCAAGCTGATGAAGCAGCTGGGGGGCATGGAGAAGATGTTGAAGCGGGGCGGCAAGCTGCCCCGGCTCCCCGGCGGCGGGTTCGGCGGCCTGTTCGGCCGGCGCTGATGCGGTAGCGGTGCTCCATCCCCGCATTTCCGGAGCAGGGATGTGCACACATAGATCTCAATTGCACTTGTTGAGGAGGATGAACCGAAATGGCTCTCAAGATTCGCCTGAAGCGCATGGGGATGAAGAAGACGCCCTTCTACCGGCTGGTGGTGACCGAGGCGACCTCGCCCCGTGACGGCCGCTTCGTCGAGGAGATCGGCTACTACGATCCCACCAAGAACCCCGTCGTCCTGAACATCGACGAGGAGAAGGCGCTGAACTGGCTGCTGAAGGGCGCGACCCCCACCGAGACCACCCGCGCGCTGCTCT
The nucleotide sequence above comes from Symbiobacterium thermophilum IAM 14863. Encoded proteins:
- the ylxM gene encoding YlxM family DNA-binding protein, which translates into the protein MKDVQRIALLFDFYGPLLTERQQELIRAYYLEDHSLAEIADADGVSRQAVHELIRRSEAALQEYEQRLGFVAEHQRRLRLLDELQEALDRADLSAARRALAALRAEA
- the ffh gene encoding signal recognition particle protein; amino-acid sequence: MFESLQERLQEAFKRLRGKGKLTESDVNEALREVRLALLEADVNFKVVKSFIARVKERAVGQEILESLNPAQMVIKIVYEELVALMGGESVGLNMADRPPTIIMLCGLQGAGKTTHAAKLALKLKKEGKKPLLVAADVYRPAAIKQLEVLGEQVGVPVYSEGDQASPVDIAQHAVAYAAEERRDVIIVDTAGRLTIDEELMEELQQIKARIQPHDTLLVLDAMIGQDAVTTAEHFHTKLGIDGVILTKLDGDTRGGAALSVREVTGRPIKFVGVGEKLDALEPFYPDRLASRILGMGDVLTLIEKAQEQVDRKQAEEMARKMLKAQFDFEDFLEQLRALQRMGPLQDILKMLPGVGAQLKDINIDEKELKHIEAIILSMTPKERRNPDIINVRRRERIARGSGRPIAEVHRLIKQFEQTRKLMKQLGGMEKMLKRGGKLPRLPGGGFGGLFGRR
- the rpsP gene encoding 30S ribosomal protein S16, producing the protein MALKIRLKRMGMKKTPFYRLVVTEATSPRDGRFVEEIGYYDPTKNPVVLNIDEEKALNWLLKGATPTETTRALLSKAGVLKKFDEARK